Proteins found in one Alicyclobacillus cycloheptanicus genomic segment:
- a CDS encoding TetR/AcrR family transcriptional regulator — MADRGRRDQILHAARTLFSEKGYHATTIRDIAQMSGLLSGSLYAHIRTKEDLLFEITDEVADQFLEGLQAVVDSADPPPVKFRRALVSHIQVVARNLDAARVFSHEWRALQGERRDRIQQKRDEYERLWTAVLSEGVAAGWFYPSHQRFARMVSLSVANWVYQWYDPSGQLSPEEVAGRLADVLLTGLQKPAASSKAPMGEVSSACPTE, encoded by the coding sequence ATGGCCGATCGCGGTCGACGCGACCAGATTCTGCATGCGGCGCGCACGCTCTTTAGTGAAAAGGGTTACCATGCCACAACCATCCGGGACATTGCGCAGATGAGCGGCCTCTTGTCAGGCAGTCTCTACGCGCACATTCGGACGAAGGAAGACCTGCTGTTCGAAATCACGGATGAGGTGGCTGACCAGTTCTTGGAGGGCCTGCAGGCGGTCGTGGACAGTGCGGACCCGCCGCCTGTGAAGTTTCGTCGTGCACTCGTGTCTCACATTCAGGTGGTGGCGCGCAATCTCGACGCCGCCAGGGTGTTTTCCCACGAGTGGCGGGCGCTGCAGGGCGAACGACGAGATCGGATTCAGCAAAAACGGGATGAATACGAACGCCTGTGGACCGCAGTGTTGTCGGAGGGCGTGGCGGCCGGATGGTTTTATCCGTCACACCAGCGTTTTGCTCGAATGGTCAGCTTGTCCGTCGCCAACTGGGTGTACCAGTGGTACGATCCGAGTGGACAGTTGAGCCCAGAGGAAGTGGCGGGCCGGCTCGCGGACGTGTTGCTGACCGGACTGCAGAAGCCGGCTGCGTC